Genomic window (Tolypothrix sp. NIES-4075):
GCAGTCAGAGAATAAGCGATCGCAATATATGACTGAAGCCGTCAAGCTACGGCAATTGGTGGTAAAAGATGACCCAGTAAATTTTTTACCAAATAAATTAGGTAATAATTGGCTGTGGACAGAGAAGGCTATCCAAGATTGGCGATCGCTCCTACAAGTTAAAGGTGGGCAGTAATATTAAGTTGGAGTTAGGAGTTAGGAGTTAGGAGTTTCCTTATCTCCTAGTCCCCAATGCGATCGCCTCAGTCCCCAGCCGCCTATTTTCAAGTTAAGATTTTAAGCAAGCCAGAATTAAACGCTTTTGGGGCTTATATATCATGCAAGTTACTAAAAAGCAATACTATTCGCCAGAGGAATATTTAGCACTAGAGGAAGCTGCTGACTATAAAAGCGAATATATCGATGGTGAAATTATTCCTCTGACTGGTAAATCTACCAATCACAATCAGATTGCTGGTAACTTCTCTGCTGCGTTAAACTTTGCTTTCAAAACCCAAGACTACGAAGTTTTTATTTTGGATGTGCGTCTGTGGATACCCGAAGCACGCATTTACACTTATCCTAATGTGATGATAGTCGCGGGAGAACTAGAGTATTTTAATAACCGTACAGATACGATTACGAATCCGAAGGTAATTATAGAGGTTTCGTCAGATTCAACGGAAGGATATGACCGTGAGGGAAAGTTTGAGTTTTACCGCACGATACCTAGTTTTGAAGAATATTTGTTGATTGACCAAACTAAAATTTATGTAGAACAATATTCTAAGACAGCAAATAAGCGTTGGTCATTTCGTGAATATGATGTTGAAGATGAAGCGATCGCTTTAGCATCTGTGCAATTTGAAATTTCTCTTGGAGATGTGTACAACAAGGTGAAATTTACAGCGGTAGCAGAGGGTGAAACAGCCGACGCAACGTAGTTTTTTCAGATAAGCTTATCTAACAGTAGAGTGCGATCGCCTAATTCTAGAAGCTTAACCATTAATTGCGAGAATCAAAACAATGAATCATACACTAAGGTTACAAATACCTGAAACTTTGTATGAACCACTAGTCAAGGTAGCAGCACAGATGGGTCGAACACCTGAAGAATTAGCTATTGACTGGCTAGCAGCCGCTGTGCAAGAGTATGTAGACGATCCGCTAGAAAAGTTCATTGGTGCATTTAGCAGCAACATTCCAGACTGGGCAGATCAACACGATCGCTACATTGGGCAAAGCTTGATAAATACAGGAAATACTGAAGAAAACAGCTAAGACCAAAATGCCCGATTTGTTTGGAGATAGGTCTTTTTGGGGAAATTTGATTGATCCAACCCAGAATTACCACACGCTTGCAGCAAATTTCTATCGCACAGCCCGCCAACAACAGCGTAAAGTAATTATTACCAACTATATCATTTCTGAGTTAGTAGCTTTACTGACAAGTCCGCTACGGTTACCCAGAAACGCGACGAGCGCATTTATTCAAGGGCTGAAAACTTCACCATATGTTGAAATTATCCATGTAGATGCTATACTTGATGCCCAGGCTTGGAATCTGCTTGCAAGTCGAGAAGATAAAGAGTGGAGTTTGGTAGATTGTTCGAGTTTTGTAGTGATGCAGCAACGTGGTTTGATGGAAGCTTTGACCACAGATCATCACTTTGAACAAGCTGGCTTTATTCGTCTTTTAAAATGATAAATATAGCGGTTTTTAGTGGACTATAATTGCTATTCTCGTAGAACCCCACCCTGGCTTTGGCTAACGCCAAATCCGCCCCTCACCCCTAGGGGGTGAGGTCTCGGTGGGGTTCTGTTGTGAAAGGCAATTTTAAATAGCCGCCACAGCAGTTGGTAAATTAACTTTCAACCGCTTAAACATCGCTTCTCGCGCTTGCATTGCTAAAGTATCATCTAAAGGCTTCAAGGAAATGGGTTGTTGATATTTCAGCCGCAACGCTGTTTGAATTAACCAATCTGCGACAAAGGGATTTTTTGGTAACAAGGGACCGTGAGAATAAGTAGCGATCGCATTTTGATAAAATGCTCCTTCTGTCCCATCTTCACCATTATTACCCAAACCGTACACTACTTTTCCCAAAGCTTCCACTTTCCCCAGCTTGGTGCGTCCGCCATGATTCTCAAAGCCAACCAAATACGCTTTACCACCCGTCATCTCTTCTAAATCTCGCGCCAAACGAGTTGCTGTAACTTCTATCACCAAGTTACCGATACAGCGCTTAGTATTTTCACCAGGATGGACGGAAACTAAATCAAGTATCCCCAAACCTTCAATCCGCTGTCCCAAACCTGGTTCATAATAATGTCCCAGCAATTGCGGTGAACCACAAGTAAACACTCCCGGAGTACCATTTTCGATTTTCTCGCCCATTGCGCCCGCTTTCGCACCTTGCAAATCGCGCATGACAATTTCTTGCTGACGATCTTGTGCGCCACCACCAACTATCAAATCTACCGACTTTATATCATCTGCCGTAGCGTTTTGATCCAGGGGTAAGACCCTCACATTATATCCCCGCCATTGGGCGCGGCGTTCTATGGTGATAACATTACCGCGATCGCCATAAGTACTCATCAACGTTGGATATAACCAACCTATTGTTAATTCAAAACTCATAAATCCTCTCCTAACTAATAATTCATAACTTTCTTTTTCTAACTATGGTCGGCTAATCCGTGCATATAAGCGAAATGGTGAAGTAACTTCGGTTTGGGTAAGCATATCGTAAATTTCTCCTTAATGGTGTATTTGCTACTAAAAAAATTGCCATCATCAGGTAAATAAGTTGGTGTAAATTTTATTTTGATTGAACTGTTACCGAAGAAATTCACATTTAAAATACTTACTTTTTAATTTATTTTTGTATTTGAAGTCACAGTTTTTCTAGTTTGACAACGTGTCGTTTTTAAATTTGAAAATATATGACATTATTGCTATATTTCCTGGTATTAA
Coding sequences:
- a CDS encoding Uma2 family endonuclease, yielding MQVTKKQYYSPEEYLALEEAADYKSEYIDGEIIPLTGKSTNHNQIAGNFSAALNFAFKTQDYEVFILDVRLWIPEARIYTYPNVMIVAGELEYFNNRTDTITNPKVIIEVSSDSTEGYDREGKFEFYRTIPSFEEYLLIDQTKIYVEQYSKTANKRWSFREYDVEDEAIALASVQFEISLGDVYNKVKFTAVAEGETADAT
- a CDS encoding type II toxin-antitoxin system VapC family toxin, producing MPDLFGDRSFWGNLIDPTQNYHTLAANFYRTARQQQRKVIITNYIISELVALLTSPLRLPRNATSAFIQGLKTSPYVEIIHVDAILDAQAWNLLASREDKEWSLVDCSSFVVMQQRGLMEALTTDHHFEQAGFIRLLK
- a CDS encoding type 1 glutamine amidotransferase, which produces MSFELTIGWLYPTLMSTYGDRGNVITIERRAQWRGYNVRVLPLDQNATADDIKSVDLIVGGGAQDRQQEIVMRDLQGAKAGAMGEKIENGTPGVFTCGSPQLLGHYYEPGLGQRIEGLGILDLVSVHPGENTKRCIGNLVIEVTATRLARDLEEMTGGKAYLVGFENHGGRTKLGKVEALGKVVYGLGNNGEDGTEGAFYQNAIATYSHGPLLPKNPFVADWLIQTALRLKYQQPISLKPLDDTLAMQAREAMFKRLKVNLPTAVAAI